A region of Streptomyces sp. NBC_01267 DNA encodes the following proteins:
- a CDS encoding cytochrome P450, whose protein sequence is MTTSQQAPFAPCAGESWRSPWEMYATLRDAHPLHHVTDGDYWVLSRYADVLAAARDTERYSSADGLTITYGERERLGITDAAPMVMLDPPEHTAFRRLITRGYTPRRVAAIEPHVRAFVRARLDRIADLGGNCDIIAELFKPLPSYVVGRYLGVPEQDRAHFDGWTHAIVEANALGDPLAAAEAVTSLFGYFTELIERRRSEPADDTVSDLVGLMPPEDAGTLLRILGFAFTMVAGGNDTTTGLLGGAAELLTAHPAPRRALLDAPALLPSAIEEFLRLTSPVQCLTRTVTEDTTLHGRTVPAGRKVLLLYGAANRDPRAFGPTAHHPDLTREGPQHLAFTHGPHHCLGASAARLVSRTALEELLARFPDFEVDAAAGTFADGNYVRRYASLPFAAAGT, encoded by the coding sequence ATGACCACATCTCAGCAGGCCCCGTTCGCCCCGTGCGCCGGCGAGAGTTGGCGTTCGCCGTGGGAGATGTACGCGACGCTGCGCGACGCACACCCCCTCCACCACGTCACCGACGGCGACTACTGGGTCCTCTCCCGCTACGCGGACGTACTCGCCGCCGCCCGCGACACCGAGCGTTACTCCTCCGCCGACGGCCTGACCATCACCTACGGCGAGCGCGAACGCCTGGGCATCACCGACGCCGCCCCGATGGTGATGCTGGACCCGCCCGAGCACACCGCCTTCCGCCGGCTGATCACCCGCGGCTACACCCCGCGCCGGGTCGCCGCCATCGAGCCGCACGTCCGTGCTTTCGTCCGGGCCCGTCTGGACCGCATCGCCGATCTCGGCGGCAACTGCGACATCATCGCCGAACTCTTCAAACCGCTGCCCAGCTATGTCGTCGGGCGCTATCTCGGCGTCCCCGAACAGGACCGCGCCCACTTCGACGGCTGGACCCACGCCATCGTCGAGGCCAACGCGCTGGGCGATCCGCTCGCCGCCGCCGAAGCCGTCACCAGCCTCTTCGGCTACTTCACCGAGCTGATCGAACGCCGCCGCTCCGAACCCGCCGACGACACCGTCTCCGACCTGGTAGGCCTGATGCCGCCCGAGGACGCCGGAACCCTGCTGCGCATCCTCGGCTTCGCCTTCACGATGGTCGCCGGGGGCAACGACACCACCACCGGCCTGCTCGGCGGCGCCGCCGAACTCCTCACCGCCCACCCCGCCCCACGCCGGGCCCTCCTGGACGCCCCCGCCCTGCTCCCCTCCGCCATCGAGGAATTCCTCCGGCTGACCTCCCCCGTCCAGTGCCTGACCCGCACCGTCACCGAAGACACCACCCTCCACGGCCGAACCGTCCCGGCCGGCCGGAAGGTTCTCCTCCTCTACGGCGCCGCCAACCGCGACCCACGCGCCTTCGGCCCCACCGCCCACCACCCGGACCTCACCCGCGAGGGCCCCCAGCACCTCGCCTTCACCCACGGCCCGCACCACTGCCTGGGCGCCTCCGCGGCCCGTCTGGTGTCCCGAACGGCCCTGGAGGAACTCCTGGCCCGCTTCCCGGACTTCGAGGTCGACGCAGCGGCGGGCACCTTCGCCGACGGCAACTACGTCCGGCGGTACGCGTCCCTGCCGTTCGCCGCGGCCGGGACCTGA
- a CDS encoding metallophosphoesterase, giving the protein MRPGDGTAPGDGPRSEEGSPGPRRSLRRRLGGTVVLLVLTLLFFLPWWTLFASGVDWPFPVFLAGTVVFASGLVSFPFLMAAGHGRRRADRAARIADSTLGVVWVLFTWSVLGDLVHLVLIGLGVGGAGRARGIAVAVTVVSAGLLAWGHHEAMRVPRVKRLDVHVPRLGGGLDGTRVVVLADTHFGPIDRARWSTRVAEAVNALDADVVVHAGDIADGTPAQRRDQSAPLGTIRSRLAKVYVTGNHEYFGEAQGWLDRMAELGWEPLHNRHVVVERGGDLLVLAGVDDVTAESSGLAGHRANLLGALAGADPERPVLLVAHQPKYVGQAAAAGIDLQVSGHTHGGQIWPFNFLVRIDQPVVHGLSRHGERTQLYTSRGAGFWGPPFRVFAPSEITLLTLRRGGEPGGEPGGEPGTSQRT; this is encoded by the coding sequence CTCACGCTGCTGTTCTTCCTGCCCTGGTGGACGCTGTTCGCGTCGGGCGTCGACTGGCCGTTCCCGGTCTTCCTCGCCGGTACGGTCGTCTTCGCCTCCGGGCTGGTCTCGTTCCCCTTCCTCATGGCCGCGGGCCACGGGCGGCGGCGGGCCGACCGGGCGGCCCGCATCGCGGACAGCACCCTCGGGGTGGTCTGGGTGCTGTTCACCTGGTCGGTGCTGGGCGACCTGGTGCACCTGGTGCTGATCGGGCTCGGCGTCGGCGGCGCCGGGCGGGCCAGGGGCATTGCCGTGGCCGTCACCGTGGTCTCTGCCGGGCTGCTGGCGTGGGGACACCACGAGGCCATGCGCGTGCCCCGGGTGAAGCGGCTGGACGTCCACGTCCCCCGGCTCGGCGGCGGTCTGGACGGAACCCGTGTCGTGGTGCTGGCCGACACCCACTTCGGGCCGATCGACCGGGCTCGCTGGTCGACGCGGGTTGCCGAGGCTGTCAACGCGCTCGACGCGGACGTCGTGGTCCACGCGGGCGACATCGCCGACGGCACCCCCGCCCAGCGCCGGGACCAGTCCGCGCCGCTCGGGACGATCCGGTCCCGGCTGGCGAAGGTCTATGTCACGGGGAACCACGAGTACTTCGGGGAGGCGCAGGGCTGGCTGGACCGCATGGCGGAACTGGGCTGGGAACCGCTGCACAACCGCCATGTCGTGGTGGAGCGCGGCGGTGACCTCCTCGTCCTGGCCGGTGTGGACGACGTGACCGCGGAGTCCTCCGGCCTGGCCGGGCACCGTGCGAACCTGCTCGGCGCGCTGGCGGGGGCAGACCCGGAACGGCCGGTCCTGCTCGTCGCCCACCAGCCCAAGTACGTCGGACAGGCCGCTGCGGCCGGCATCGACCTGCAGGTCTCCGGTCACACCCACGGCGGCCAGATCTGGCCGTTCAACTTCCTCGTCCGGATCGATCAGCCGGTGGTGCACGGCCTGAGCCGGCACGGTGAGCGCACGCAGCTCTACACCAGCCGGGGCGCCGGATTCTGGGGGCCGCCCTTCCGGGTCTTCGCACCGAGCGAGATCACGCTGCTCACCCTGCGGCGGGGCGGTGAACCGGGCGGTGAGCCGGGCGGTGAGCCGGGCACGTCGCAGCGCACCTGA